GTCCCTGCAAACCAGCAGAGGGAAACTCCTGTGTACCTTGGTGCTACCGCTGGCATGCGACTCTTGCAGTAAGTCAAGACTGCGCTGTGTTATCTTGATAGGTGTAATAATTTTCATTTACCTCATCCCAATACTACGACTTTATGAATGAATGTGCAAGGAAAACCTCCCACTAATCTATGTGGTGACTACACTCTAAGAATAAAAAGGTGCTGTCTAGAACCTATaacggctgtccccataggagatcctttttgaagaacccttttggttccaggaacATCCCTTTTGgcttccatgtaaaaccctttccacagagggctcTACCTGGAACCACAAAGCTTTTGGAACCCATTTTTCTGAGTGTATTTAACCTCCTGTACATTATGACTGGGTGATGTATGCTCTTTCAGGCTGCAGAACTTGGTTTTAATAATAAAGTAGCATTTATGAAAACTACTTACATTGTCCGGTAAGAGTGGCTGAATATTTTCCTCTCCTCAGGCTACAGAATCACACCCAGTCTCATCAGGTGTTGGAGCAGGTAACCAAGGTGATCCAGGGTTATCCCTTTGACTTCCGGGGGGCACGGATCCTATCTGGGATGGAGGAAGGGGCTTACGGATGGATTACCATCAACTATCTACAAGAGAGCTTCATCAAGGTGtgtatgagaggtattgacatgttgaatgtaccaagctgtctgtctaaactacttgCACATAGCttggacacccatacataccccacaagacatgccacaagaggtctcttcacagtccccaagtccagaacagactatgggaggcagaCAGTaccacatagagccatgactacatggaagtcTATTCCACAtaaagtaactgacgcaagcagtaaaattagatttaaaaaacagataaaaaaacaaacaccttatggaacagcggggactgtgaagcaacacaaacattggcacagacacatgcattcacacacatacacgataacatacgcactatacatacacatggatttagtactgtagatatgtggtagtggtggagtaggggccttagggcacacagtgtgttgtgaaatctgtgaatgtattgtaatgtttttaacattaacattaaactgccttaattttgctggaccccatgaagagtagctgctgctttggctaatggggatccataataaatacgaATACAAATATAGGGAACgcgcacccgcacacacacacacactcctgaatGGTGTCAACCTTGTTTAGGCAGAATTAACAGAGGTTTGTGGATATACAGTAGTAGTACCATTTATAACCACTGTAATAGCTTGTTATAATGGTGGATTGCAGGTCTTTGCAGTTTAACATTATAGCTAACATACAATATTTGTACTTCTCCTGAGCAGTACACCTTCGAGGGAGAATGGGTAAGCCCTAAAGGAAGGAAGATCTGGGGCGCCCTGGACATGGGAGGCTCTTCTACCCAGATAGCCTTTACCCCCGGCCAGCCAGTACAGGACCCTGCCTCCACCCTGGGACCCAAGCTCTATGGTTACCAGTATGAGGTGTACACACACAGCTACCTGTGCTATGGCAAGGAACAGGCCATGAGGCAGCTACGGGTTCATCTACTGAAGGTACTGTAAGTAGTTGTCTGGTCACCTGTTAGATATGACTCAAAGAAATTGCAGAATGGTTTTGGGTACTGTAAAAATGCCAGGTAAACTCCCCCTACATGTAGATATAAAACCAGTTTTCAGGAAGAGAAACGTGTAAACAGGCAGTAGTGTTTTGGCCTTACCCAGGCCTTCTTTAAAGTTAAGATCTGCATAAATTGAAACGACGCCACTGGATATCTCAGGTGCATTTATTATTGTTTttagataaaaaaaaattgtaacagGTCAGAGGAGCATCCTGCCTCGTGGTAAAAATAATCAAAGTACATACTCTGCTGTTTTATTGCACGTGCAATGATGTCCGAGGGGAATAACAATGTTCGTTGTTTAAAGTAGCCACTTTGTTGCTGTAATATCGCAAACAgacgtggcagtttcaccgcTATGGATTCCAGCTTTAAAGCACATCATAAATATCTAGGGGCCAATCTAATTACCCAAAATCTGTTTGACTGAATGCTTCTCAGTTGAGTCAGAAGCATTTTATGGCTGTTTAAAGGGCTGTTTTTCTTTTCATTCAAGCAAACTTCCTCCTCTCTCAGATGAGTGGGTCTACCCGCCCAGTCAAGCACCCCTGTTACCACCTGGGCTACAATCTAACCCTGACTCTGGGTGACCTCTATGACTCCCCCTGCGTTGCCAGACCCGTGACCTTTAACCCGGCCTCAGAGGTCACCTTCACAGGGACCAGTGAGCCACTGCGGTGTCTCAACCAGATGAAGAACATCATGAACCTGACTGCCTGCTCCCTGGCTCCTGACTGTGGCTTCAACGGGGTATACCAGCCCCCAGTCAGTGGCAACTTCTTTGTGAGTATTCATCCCATATCTACGCAAAGCCCACTCaactggcactccaggcaggctcaatcaaacacgccaatttgaatgatgtctgaactatgtacagtatatattgtCACCATCATACTGTTCCTTCTCCCTAGGCTTTCTCAACATACTATTACACCTTTGACTTCCTTGGTCTGGCTCCTCAGTCCTCTCTGTCTCAGGCTACCACCACTATAGACACTTTCTGTAAAAGGACCTGGGACTCGGTGAGATATAGAGACCTCTGCTGAACTTTCACATTACCAGTACACTTCCTAAAACTGTATACCGGTATACAGATTCATAAATTCATACTCAATCACATGCTGAACATAAACTATAGTATATCTCATAATAACCTCATTCATAATGGGACCGATTCAGACTTTGGAATTTTTGCCTTTCATACGCACGCCTTTCTTTTTAGATTAGAGATTAATTAGATAATGGGGTAATGTCCATATGCGGGGGTGGggcatctcgtcgttgttggcaATCAAGCCTACTAATGTCGTGTCATCACCAAactttcctacgcacttctcagtatttggtaTTCAGAGTTACCTTATTTAGTCAACGTAACACATTCTGCAGGTGTGCCTACCTTGCACGCTCTGAATACATTCATTCAACCGCTGAAAACACTCCCACTTGTTGTCCAACAGATTTTCTCGTGGATTTTTCTTTCAAtatggttttcagtacatttatcttaagccatccctttaaatacagtGTACCTTCTAGTTCAAATTTTGTCAACAGAAAATATACAGAAAATATCGAGAGAATGtgttcagaatattagggatcaTTGAAAGAAATCCATATAAATGTGTGCATATTTGTCTACGTTTCAGCCCCAACTTAAAGataaaaaaatactctgatcttgtagattatttaggtttAGGAAAGTATTTTTGAATCATAAAAAACAGGTTTGGAGATACATATGAAAGAAAGATAACGGTGGTTTGATTAATTCAGAAAATTGCCACATTCAGTTCTTCAACACATGGCAATGTTGGGAGATTAGTGTACATACAATTTTAATAGGTGGTTTGATAGAAATGGTGGTTTGATAGAAATAGGAGACAGAGAatgttaacttccctgggctaggtcaacagccagtggaatcgcgtggcgcgaaatacaaatacctaaaaaatgctataacttcaatttctcaaacatataactattttacaccattttaaagacaagactctcgttaatctaaccacattgtccgatttcaaaaaggctttacagcgaaagcgaaacattagattatgtcaggagagtaccctgccaaaaataatcacacagccattttcaaagcaagcatatatgacacaaaaaccaaaaccacagctaaatgcagcactaacctttgatgatcttcatcagatgacactcctaggacattatgttatacaatacatgcatgttttgttcaatcaagttcatatttatatcaaaaaccagctttttacataagcatgtgatgttcagaactagcatacccaccgcaaacttccggggaatttactaaattactcatgattaacgttcacaaaatacataacaattattttaagaattatagatacagaactcctttatgcaatcgcggtgtcagattttaaaatagcttttcggcgaaagaacattttgcaatattctgagtacatagcccggccatcacggctagctaatttgacacccaccaagtttggccctcaccaaactcagatttactataacaaaaattggattacctttgctgttcttcgtcagaatgcactcccaggacgtctacttcaacaacaaatgttgttttggttccaaataatccatagttatattcaaatacctctgttttgttcgtgcattcaggacactatccgaagcgagcgcatttcgtgacaaaaaaaatcaaaatattccattactgtacttcgaagcatgtcaaacgctgtttaaaataaatttttatgctatttttctcgtaaaatagcgataatattccaaccgggcgacgttgtattcattcaaaggctgaaagaaaaaaatggagaattctcatgaacacgcatctccagtgtcactgttcccagcctgaccactcaaaaaatctcctgctgttcttcgcccagagacaggagatacgtcattccactttctggcgccttctgagagccaatggaagccttagaaaatgtcacgttacagcagagatgctgtattttcgatagagatgcaacagaaggacaagaaattgtcagacagggcacttcctgtatggaatcttctcaggttttggcctgccatatgaattctgttatactcacagacaccattcaaacagttttagaaactttagagagttttctatccaaatctactaattatatgcatattctcatttttctgggcaagagtagtaaccagtttaaatcgggtacgtttttttatccggctgtgcaaatactgccccctagccccaacaggtagcCTGTAAttaaaacatttgagagtgcccATCTCTGCAAGCAAAAAAGCCTTGTAATTTAAATACTGCATAATGGCacagcatttcataaactttaatagatctaaaacaagtgtcatatatatatttacaatgcATTTATCCAAACGGATTAATCATTTACCTACTGTAGCTCTTATCaagttgtaaattacagtgcatggagaatggtgttatttctatctGAAAAATTAATTTGATGCTTTTTCCACTTGGGACCGGTAGGTAGACTCCACAttattcatggtttcctcacACGTAAAGGTGGTAGAATTATTAGGGAAATAAGTCAAGTACACACCTTCATTTATTCGATCGCCACCCCCAAcaaatagcatgctattctcacgcttaagttcaaggtcagaatacacatAGAGAGAAAAGTCCATAAAAAGGAAATTATGTTCCATTTacactgatgaagacagcttgtctgtcgaaatgttggttattaggttattcagttattgcatctgagctcctagagtgtgtggctctccttttctttttcatgTGTTTTattccgctagccagcacctcacctaaacaggtgtgcgtttcttttattttttaccccctttttctccccaatttcatggtatccaattgttagtagttactgtcttgtctcatcactgcaactcccgcacggactgggagaggcgaaggtcaagaaccatgcgtcctccgaaacacaatccAACCAAGCTGCTTCTTAACACAGCGCGAATCCAACCTTGAAGCCAgcggcaccaatgtgtcggaggaaacaccatacacctagtgacctggtcagcgtgcactgcgcccggccccccacaggagtcgctagtgcgcaatgagacaaggatatccctgccggccaaaccctccctaacccggacgacgctgggccaattgtgcgctgccccatgggcctcccggtcgtggccggctgcgagagagcctggactcgaacccagagtctctggtAGCACAGCTAgcattgcgatgcagtgccttagaccactgcgccacccgggagacCCAGCTGTGCATTTCTTTCACCTCCATTTACAGAATCGGCCCCAATGTTACTACAACTTTGTTTATGATAATATCAATTATTTTTGCAGCTCAAGGCAGAGTATAGTGAAAAGGACAAGTACCTTCGTGATTACTGTGCCTCAGCAAACTACATAATGACAGTACTACTAGACGGCTACAAGTTCAACCAGACCTGGGGAAATATATACTTCCAGAGACAGGTATGTGCTTAACTATACACTTGTGTATTGACATATGTAAAACATCAACATCCAATTCGAAAGATTTTGCTTCAGGACACAGAATGAAAGACATTTTACCACAGAATTCATGAAAAAAGGAATGTTCTTGTATGGCAGTCAATGTGAATAGCTGTGCTGCCTTAATGAAGCTGTGTGTCTatcatatacagtcgtggccaaaagttttgagaatgacacaaatatacattttcacaaagtctgctgcctcaatttgtatgatggcaatttgcaaatacagcagaatgttatgaagagtgatcagatgaattgcaattaattgcaaagtctctctttgccatgcaaatgaactgaattccccaaaaacatttcaactgcatttcagccctgccacaaaaggaccagctgacatcatgtcaatgattctctcgttaacacaggtgtgagtgttgacgaggacaaggctggagatcactctgtcatgctgattgagtttgaataacagactggaagcttcaaaaggagggtggtgcttggaatcattgttcttcctctgtcaaccatggttacctgcaaggaaacacgtgccgtcatcattgctttgcacaaaaagggcttcacaggcagggatattgctgccagtaagattgcacctaaatcaaccatttattggatcatcaagaacttcaaggagagcagtacaattgtggtgaagaaggcttcagggcgcccaagaaagttcagcaagcgccaggactgtctcctaaagttgattcagctgcgggatcggggcaccaccaataCAGAGCtcgctcaggaatggcagcaggcaggtgggagtgcatctgcacgcacagtgaggcgaagacttttggaggatggcctggtgtcaagaagggcagcaaagaagccacttctctccaggaaaaacatcagggacagactgatattctgcaaaaggtacagggattggactgctgaggactggggtatttttctctgatgaatcccctttccgattgtttggggcctccggaaaaaagcttgtccagagaagacaaggtgagcgctaccatcagtcctgtgtcatgccaacagtaaagcatcctgagaccattcatgtgtgtggttgcttctcagccaagggagtgggctcactcacaattttgcctaagaacacagccatgaataaagattggtaccaacacatcctccgagagcaactactcccaaccatccaggaacagtttggtgacgaacaatgccttttccagcatgatggagcaccttgccataaggaaaaagtgataactaagtggctcggggaacaaaacatcaatattttgggtccatggccaggaaactccccagaccttaatcccattgagaactcaAGAGGCAGctggacaaacaaaaaaaaccaaattctgacaaactccaagcattgattatgcaagaatgggctgccatcagtcgggatgtggcccagaagttaattgacagcatgccagggcggattgcagaggtcttgaaaaagaagggaagaacactgcaaatattgactctttgcatcaacttcttgtaattgtcaataaaagcctttgacacttatgaaatgcttgtaataatACTTCAGTAtttcatagtaacatctgacaaaaatatctaaagacactgaagcagcaaaatttgtggaaattaatatttgtgtcgttCTCAAAacttggccacgactgtacatacatataaactcagcaaaaaaagaaacgtcctctcactgtcaacgtcctctttcagcaaacttaacacgtgtaaatatttgtatgaacataacaagattcaacaactgagacataaactgaacaagttccacagacatgtgctaacagaaatggaataatgtttccctgaacaaaaggggggggggctcaaaatcaaaagtaacagtcaatatctggtgtggccaccagctgcattaagtactgcagtgcatctcctcctcatggattgcaccagatttgccagttcttgctgtgagatgttaccccactcttccaccaaggcacctgcaagttcctggacatttctagagggaatggccctagtcctcagcctccgatccaacaggtcccagacgtccaCAATGAGATTGAGATCCGTGCTCTTTgctgaccatggcagaacactgacattcctgtcttgcaggaaatcatgcatagaacgagcagtatggatgGTGGCATtggcatgctggagggtcatgtcaggatgagcctccaggaagggtaccacatgagggaggaggatgtcttccctgtaacgcacagcgttgagattgcctgcaatgacaacaagatcagtccgatgatgctgtgacacaccgccccagaccatgacggaccatcTACCtctaaatcgatcccgctccagaatacggcctcggtgtaatgctcattccttcgacgataaacgcgaatctgaccatcaccacTGGTGAGACAAATCCATGACTCaccagagaagagcactttttgccagtcctgtcgggtccagcaacggtgggtttgtgcccaaaggcgacgttgttgccggtgatgtctggtgaggacctgccttacaccaggcctacaagtcctcagtccagcctctctcagcctattgcggacagtctgagcactgatggagggattgtgcattcctggtgtaactcgggcagttgttgttgccatcctgtacctgtcccgcaggtgtgatgttcggatgtaccgatcctatgcaggtgttgttacacatggtctgccactgtgaggacgatcagctgtccatcctgtcaccctgtagcgctgtcttaggcatctcacagtacggacattgcaatttattgccctggccacatctgcagtcttcatgcttccttgcagcacgcctaaggcacgttcatgcagatgagcagggaccctgggcgtctttcttttggtgtttttcagagtcagtagaaaggcctctttagtgtcctaagttttctgtGAACTTAACTGCCTgaacttaattgcctaccgtctgttagtgtcttaacgaccgttccacaggtgcatgttcattaattgtttatggttcattgaacaagcatgggaaaccgtgtttaaaccctttacaatgaagatctgtaaagttatttggatttttacaaattatctttgaaagacagggtcctgaaaaagggacgtttcttttttttgctgagtttatgtttaTATACATCACTGTCTATCAGGTGGCAGATACAGACATCAACTGGACGCTGGGCTACATGTTGAACCTGACCAACCTGATCCCTTCAGAACGCCCCctggtggtgacaggtgtgcagcaTGGCCAGTGGGCAGCAGAAGTCTTCTTCATAGCGTTTGCTGTGTTCCTCAGCCTGTTGGTGCTAGCCATACTGTTGCTCTGGAACCCAGGAGGCAACACAACTAGTGATGCAATCACACTCTGAACGTCTCTGACTTCTAGTCTCTTCTAGTCCATACAGATTAGGTACAATGTGATAATAGCAGTGAGTCAATAAGATAGACGAATCGGACGAGCGTGGTTGCTCCTGGAACTCACAGTAATAGTTAAAGCAATAATTTGTAATATTTTCTGTCAATATGACTGGAATTATGGAGGCAATTgaatgtattatgtatttattaGATTTGTATAAACTGCATAGGTGGATGTTTTACAAGCAAAAAAACTCAGACAATAAATTGTAATATGACACCATCTACTGTAAATAAATAGTGTTGGTATGAATATATATATCTCTTCGtaatttaataaatatattttttcccccacaaaGAAGTAGAAAAGGGAGAATCATCTCAAGCGtcacattactaccactacagtatatgCTTTGGCATGCattgacaaatgttttttttatttaaatctgCTATATAACATATAGAACATTTAGAAGTAAAAATACAATCATAAGGGCTTATAGGGCAcaaatgcatgtatgtgtgtgcgtacaggggtgcgtacgtgcgtgcgtgtatgtgctGCAGATTATGACATGTACCAATCTTCTCCACCTTGATCAGCAGCAGCCTGATTTCTTCTTTGGGGGTTCTTTCTGCAACACCAAGCTTCCCTCTTCTTGTTTTGTCTGCTCACCCAGCTGCTTTAGCATCCTTGAAGCAACAACACACCAAATCAATGTTTGAATATTCACAGAACAGAGTCCTCTTCCACATGCAGATAATGACAATACACAGCCAAATCCAGactacacacaacaacacaaacaaacaatacctTTTACTGTACTTGGAAGACCTGtcggcatgtcttaccttgccaGAGTTTCCATAGACAGAGTCACATTGTCACCTGTTGCAGCACTACACTCCATAAAGAGCATGTCGTACCCCTTTAAAAGTGAGGGCAAGTATCATCAATAAAagtattatttgtatttattatgaatgATCTCAATCCTGCTTTGCTACCACTGTCAATTTCAGCACCAGCTACAGAACTGTAAAATAATCATTTACATCACCTGTAAATCCTACAGTCCAGTCGCCCACATTCTAGCTGTTAAAGTTACAGTAACGTCAACATACCTTTGCAAGGTTCTCCCCTTCATGAGTCTGAACCTCTCGTTCTAGTTCAGCACAATCAGTCTTGTTCCCAAGGAGTATAACGATGACATCATCTGGGGCCCCCTCCTACAAAATACAAAAGTTTATGACAGTAAAATAGATACCAGTGGAACAACTGTGAATCCTGCAAACAATTGTTTGTGTTGTTACATAGTTGTTCTTTGATTATAATATTAAAGGCATGATTTAAATGCCGCCTACCTGAATGCAATTGACCCAGTAACAGATGTCACAGAAGCTCTGAGAGGAAGTGATGTCATACATCAGCAGTAGACCCTGGGCTTTGTGGAACACTTGTCTGGTGATGCTGTGGAATCTGGGGAGTAGAGTGTATGTAATTATATACTaacaaataaaacacacacatgaaGGAGGGTTCAAATTAGGACAAAGGAACAGATTCTGTATCGATGCATTACATATAATGAACAATTGTGATGAACTTAGGT
The sequence above is drawn from the Salmo salar chromosome ssa22, Ssal_v3.1, whole genome shotgun sequence genome and encodes:
- the entpd8 gene encoding ectonucleoside triphosphate diphosphohydrolase 8 isoform X1, producing MSMVKQVALAAVVVVMGCVGIIALILTLVQHHLVDLPHRMQYGMVFDAGSTHTSLYMYRWPGNKENNTGVVSQMLVCDVDGDGISSYAQDPPGAGLSLRKCLESALAVVPANQQRETPVYLGATAGMRLLQLQNHTQSHQVLEQVTKVIQGYPFDFRGARILSGMEEGAYGWITINYLQESFIKYTFEGEWVSPKGRKIWGALDMGGSSTQIAFTPGQPVQDPASTLGPKLYGYQYEVYTHSYLCYGKEQAMRQLRVHLLKMSGSTRPVKHPCYHLGYNLTLTLGDLYDSPCVARPVTFNPASEVTFTGTSEPLRCLNQMKNIMNLTACSLAPDCGFNGVYQPPVSGNFFAFSTYYYTFDFLGLAPQSSLSQATTTIDTFCKRTWDSLKAEYSEKDKYLRDYCASANYIMTVLLDGYKFNQTWGNIYFQRQVADTDINWTLGYMLNLTNLIPSERPLVVTGVQHGQWAAEVFFIAFAVFLSLLVLAILLLWNPGGNTTSDAITL
- the entpd8 gene encoding ectonucleoside triphosphate diphosphohydrolase 8 isoform X5, with product MSMVKQVALAAVVVVMGCVGIIALILTLVQHHLVDLPHRMQYGMVFDAGSTHTSLYMYRWPGNKENNTGVVSQMLVCDVDGDGISSYAQDPPGAGLSLRKCLESALAVVPANQQRETPVYLGATAGMRLLQLQNHTQSHQVLEQVTKVIQGYPFDFRGARILSGMEEGAYGWITINYLQESFIKYTFEGEWVSPKGRKIWGALDMGGSSTQIAFTPGQPVQDPASTLGPKLYGYQYEVYTHSYLCYGKEQAMRQLRVHLLKMSGSTRPVKHPCYHLGYNLTLTLGDLYDSPCVARPVTFNPASEVTFTGTSEPLRCLNQMKNIMNLTACSLAPDCGFNGVYQPPVSGNFFLKAEYSEKDKYLRDYCASANYIMTVLLDGYKFNQTWGNIYFQRQV
- the entpd8 gene encoding ectonucleoside triphosphate diphosphohydrolase 8 isoform X2; the encoded protein is MSMVKQVALAAVVVVMGCVGIIALILTLVQHHLVDLPHRMQYGMVFDAGSTHTSLYMYRWPGNKENNTGVVSQMLVCDVDGDGISSYAQDPPGAGLSLRKCLESALAVVPANQQRETPVYLGATAGMRLLQLQNHTQSHQVLEQVTKVIQGYPFDFRGARILSGMEEGAYGWITINYLQESFIKYTFEGEWVSPKGRKIWGALDMGGSSTQIAFTPGQPVQDPASTLGPKLYGYQYEVYTHSYLCYGKEQAMRQLRVHLLKMSGSTRPVKHPCYHLGYNLTLTLGDLYDSPCVARPVTFNPASEVTFTGTSEPLRCLNQMKNIMNLTACSLAPDCGFNGVYQPPVSGNFFLKAEYSEKDKYLRDYCASANYIMTVLLDGYKFNQTWGNIYFQRQVADTDINWTLGYMLNLTNLIPSERPLVVTGVQHGQWAAEVFFIAFAVFLSLLVLAILLLWNPGGNTTSDAITL
- the entpd8 gene encoding ectonucleoside triphosphate diphosphohydrolase 8 isoform X3, yielding MVFDAGSTHTSLYMYRWPGNKENNTGVVSQMLVCDVDGDGISSYAQDPPGAGLSLRKCLESALAVVPANQQRETPVYLGATAGMRLLQLQNHTQSHQVLEQVTKVIQGYPFDFRGARILSGMEEGAYGWITINYLQESFIKYTFEGEWVSPKGRKIWGALDMGGSSTQIAFTPGQPVQDPASTLGPKLYGYQYEVYTHSYLCYGKEQAMRQLRVHLLKMSGSTRPVKHPCYHLGYNLTLTLGDLYDSPCVARPVTFNPASEVTFTGTSEPLRCLNQMKNIMNLTACSLAPDCGFNGVYQPPVSGNFFAFSTYYYTFDFLGLAPQSSLSQATTTIDTFCKRTWDSLKAEYSEKDKYLRDYCASANYIMTVLLDGYKFNQTWGNIYFQRQVADTDINWTLGYMLNLTNLIPSERPLVVTGVQHGQWAAEVFFIAFAVFLSLLVLAILLLWNPGGNTTSDAITL
- the entpd8 gene encoding ectonucleoside triphosphate diphosphohydrolase 8 isoform X4; this translates as MSMVKQVALAAVVVVMGCVGIIALILTLVQHHLVDLPHRMQYGMVFDAGSTHTSLYMYRWPGNKENNTGVVSQMLVCDVDGDGISSYAQDPPGAGLSLRKCLESALAVVPANQQRETPVYLGATAGMRLLQLQNHTQSHQVLEQVTKVIQGYPFDFRGARILSGMEEGAYGWITINYLQESFIKYTFEGEWVSPKGRKIWGALDMGGSSTQIAFTPGQPVQDPASTLGPKLYGYQYEVYTHSYLCYGKEQAMRQLRVHLLKMSGSTRPVKHPCYHLGYNLTLTLGDLYDSPCVARPVTFNPASEVTFTGTSEPLRCLNQMKNIMNLTACSLAPDCGFNGVYQPPVSGNFFAFSTYYYTFDFLGLAPQSSLSQATTTIDTFCKRTWDSLKAEYSEKDKYLRDYCASANYIMTVLLDGYKFNQTWGNIYFQRQV